The following nucleotide sequence is from Methanofastidiosum sp..
TGTAGATAAGTTATTTGATAAATATTCAGGTAAAGAAGGTTACACCTCAGTCTTTATTTCAAAATATATGTTCGATTTATTCACAGATGTTAGTTCAGATGATAAAGAATTAAATCAGGTTGTTCGTGGACTTTCTAGCATAAAAATTTTAGCCACAGAAACGGAAGGGGAAGGAGTGAACTTTCATAACGAGATTATGAAAGAACTCCCAGCTAAAGATTATAAAGAGTTGATGGTAATTAAGGAAAAAGATCAGGATTTGAAATTCCTCGTTAAAGATATTAACGGAAGGATAGTTGAACTATTATTAATAATTGGTGGTAGCGAAAATGCACTAATATGTATTCAGGGAGAGAACATTAACCTGAAAAACATTTCTAATCTATCCAAATCCATGAAAATTGAAGGACTAGAAAACCTTGATAAGATAAATAGTGAAGAAAAGTAAAGCTAACCTAGTTAATCCTTTAATACATACAAATCTTAGTATCTTAGCAATTAAAACCAACATAGCCATTTCAAATGGTTTAACATGAACACAAGAGAAAAAAGTTGCCTTCCTGTTAACCTCAAATAAAAGGGTTTCAGGAAGGTATTTTACTTTGCACAAATTTGATTTTCTTTATAGATCCACCATATTATCTAGAAAGTTCTGCATAATGTAAAAAGGGTAAATATTATTGAAGATTAATATATCTTAAGCTTTTTATAATTAGATAATTGCAAGCAATAACTA
It contains:
- a CDS encoding DUF4252 domain-containing protein, coding for MNTTKKVLITLLLLISTNLIMGQKSPVDKLFDKYSGKEGYTSVFISKYMFDLFTDVSSDDKELNQVVRGLSSIKILATETEGEGVNFHNEIMKELPAKDYKELMVIKEKDQDLKFLVKDINGRIVELLLIIGGSENALICIQGENINLKNISNLSKSMKIEGLENLDKINSEEK